The following coding sequences are from one Helicoverpa armigera isolate CAAS_96S chromosome 2, ASM3070526v1, whole genome shotgun sequence window:
- the LOC110379289 gene encoding uncharacterized protein LOC110379289: MWLKLVLVSIFGFSGSVTTSFDLRGVLDGNRMAGVPLGLTLGSGELDVQGICTKPGMACENCSQSVTCVPLPGGWLKVPLEQCQEGFTCNAHLGKCSKEPVPECSTAAQKFEHSCEQVGIFPDAYDCRKFHLCSPPEGLPDGRPADHRAALCPRHYAYNPATAQCSIQLENSQCIENPVPQCETVGQHGVLALSSNHYYVCLIRNGVLHPQVFICPHGWHFWGEFCQPEPENVPKDDNKTIADKKDEENEAAKVKPIKDSSEEKGSEERDTERTTEESTTAKASTNSWIDSFFSTEKTTTYAADTFLADKIDLANYETTDDVAQNNDETGYGLSIEYDW; the protein is encoded by the exons ATGTGGTTAAAATTGGTGTTGGTATCCATTTTTGGATTTAGTGGATCT GTGACAACATCCTTCGATCTTCGCGGAGTCCTAGATGGGAACCGCATGGCTGGCGTTCCTTTGGGGCTAACCTTAGGCTCTGGAGAGTTGGACGTACAAGGGATTTGCACGAAGCCTGGCATGGCCTGTGAGAACTGCAGCCAGTCTGTTACTTGTGTGCCTCTGCCTGGAGGGTGGCTTAAG GTGCCTTTAGAACAATGCCAGGAAGGCTTCACCTGCAATGCTCACTTAGGGAAATGCTCCAAGGAACCAGTACCTGAATGTTCCACTGCAGCCCAGAAGTTCGAGCATAGCTGTGAACAG GTGGGAATATTCCCAGATGCGTACGACTGCAGAAAGTTCCACCTCTGCTCTCCTCCTGAGGGTTTGCCTGATGGTAGACCTGCAGACCACAGGGCCGCTCTGTGCCCAAGACATTACGCTTATAACCCTGCCACTGCCCAATGCTCG ATCCAACTAGAAAACAGCCAATGCATCGAAAACCCAGTACCACAATGCGAGACCGTTGGCCAACATGGAGTCCTAGCCTTAAGCTCCAACCATTACTACGTATGTCTTATCAGAAACGGCGTCTTACACCCTCAAGTCTTCATCTGTCCCCACGGCTGGCATTTCTGGGGAGAATTCTGCCAACCAGAGCCTGAAAATGTTCCCAAAGATGACAATAAAACTATTGCAGATAAGAAAGATGAAGAAAATGAAGCTGCTAAAGTCAAACCTATCAAAGACAGTTCAGAAGAGAAAGGCTCGGAAGAGCGAGATACTGAAAGGACTACAGAAGAGTCTACAACAGCTAAAGCATCAACTAATTCTTGGATAGATAGTTTTTTTTCAACTGAGAAGACTACGACTTATGCTGCAGACACTTTCTTAGCTGATAAGATTGATCTAGCAAATTATGAGACTACTGATGATGTGGCTCAAAATAATGATGAAACTGGTTATGGACTATCTATTGAGTATGACTGGTAA